Part of the Ammospiza nelsoni isolate bAmmNel1 chromosome 6, bAmmNel1.pri, whole genome shotgun sequence genome is shown below.
CTCCACCAAGTTCCTACCGCCTCAGAGAGAACTGTGGAGCTGGTTTTTTGAGCACTGTTTCAGTCATAACTAACTAGGTGAACCAAGGCATCTTATTTAAACTACTAAAGTTACTTGTCTAATTACAATTAAAATAGGAGGGAACATTCAGGAGCAGATCTGGCAGCAGATCTGAGAGGGCCTTTACTGTGGAACAGCTGGATTGGACCTGCTACAGCCTTAATTAGACTGCAAGAAACTAAAATAATACACGAGGAATACCCAAACACATTGGAATATAGAGACCAGTGCAGAAGAGAGATGTCTGAGGTGGAATACAATGACAGACTATGAAATGCTGAGTGATAAAGAGAAGCAAACTATTATTTTTCTACTCACACAGCAACACATTgaaaccaaataaaataatcaatacACAAGAGTGTAAAAACCAAATAATAAGAAGCATCACTTAACAGTAGAGTCAAACTCTGCAAACTGCTGCCAAAAGGAGGTTGCAGAGGTGTGAATTAATGGATAGGGTCAGACAGAGAAGCATGGAAGGATAGATTCACATGTGGTTATCAGACATATACGCCTCTGTGGGGCCCTGGTTCAGACAGTCCCTACACCAGTATGTACTGGAATCTGAAAACAGACTGGGCAGTGGTGTCCATAGTGGACATGTTTCCCAGGAATTTGCTCtagctggccctgctgcacgCTGTGCCGGCACAATCTCTGGGACTCACCCAGGTGAAAGCTCTCTTTTACAGAGGGTCTTTTTAGTGCCACAAATGCAATAGATAGCAAGCAGTCTATTTTGATTACAGCCTTGTCCATAGGATTTGGGAGGCTGGCATTCACACACTTCCAGAAGAGGCACAGGGAAGGGTTATATCCCTGCCCCCTGGCAGCATGAATTGCTGCAGAAGAACAGGAGGGAGCACTTACCAAGGATTCTTTTCCTCCAGGAGATCAGGCACAACATTTACCAAGGCAATGTACAGAAATCCTCCAGAAGTGAAAGGGAGGATCCAGGCTACTGTTTCTCCTGCACAAATACAGAAAGCTTCAGTTATTACTGAGACAGAGCCATGGGACACAacacagaagggaaagaagatACAGAAGGATGAAAAGCACTGCCTCCTCTCCCATTTCTACAGAGGTCCCAGGGAACCTTACCTGCTCCTTTTGGTGACTGAGCACATATTGCAAAGCAGGCTCCTAGAATTCCCCCCAGAGCTGTGGAAAGCTGCATCTTGGCTGCACTCCAGCGGTCAAAGCCAGCCCGAAGTAGGATTGCGAAGTCTCCAACCTAAGAAAACCAAGAGCTGACAGTTAATGAACTTGAATACCAAATTCCCAGTTACAAAGGTCATTCACAACAAGGCCAGTGCTTTAAGACTGTTCCTGGTTTTCAATGTTGTCAGTCTCCCAAGAGGGAGCAGCCTTCAAGAAGACAAGATGTTAACCAGACCCAGAGCTCCTCTTAGTAGATGAAGCACAATGTAATCCCCCTCACATGGCAGGATACAAAGCCCTCTCACCTCGTGTGGGATTTCATGCAGGAGAATGGCCATTGTGGTTAGGAACCCAAcctgcagcagagagaaatAGATTAGGAAACAATTCCAGTATTCTTGGATGAATCTCATCAGGTCCCATACACttagagctggagcagcagatacCCCATCAGTGCAGGGCTGACTGGGAGTTTATCATTCTCACAGTCATGGTGGTCCAGCTCAGGGAAATGGACCACCATAGTCCATCAGTATTgaagacaaaagcaaaaatgcaaTACACATCTCTGCCTTGTCTATGTCCCAGTTTCTGAGGTGACCATCCTCATCATGTTATTTCTGGACTGTCTTTTGAGTCGATGAGGGTACATGAGCTAATCCATCCCCTAATGCCAGTACAAATGATTAATGTGTCCCCAGTTCAAAGAAGCTCTGCATCACAGGATCAGGACAGGGTTGGGCTTTACTGTAGCCTGCTTCTTCTCAGAAAATTCTAGCAAATAGGAAGGAACTCCTTGCATTTTTGGCTGTTTTGCGTGTTGTATCATACTTGAGACAAGACCTCTCCATTTCAATATACAGCTGGGCACAGAAACCTTACCTTTCTGCTAACCAGGAAGCTGGCTGCTACTGCCAGGCCATGTGTGAAGTTATCAATGGTGTTGGCCAGCAGATTGAGGTATCCACTAATCtgcaaagagaaggaagagcCCTTGATAAAGGGAGAGATGTAAGAAGCCAAAACACCAGCTTAGACATGGGTGATGCAGTCACAATCAGATGGGAAGGACAGAGCACAATGCTTCTGCTGAAAATCTTGAACTATGTCAGTGATTCAGTAAAAACTAAATGTAATTTTTGGTTTTAGAGTAAAATAACTTTTAGGGCAGGCAAGTAGTGTCTGAGATTAGAATAATTACTGTAAGCAAATGATGAAGAGCtctacaaacagaaaaagaaaggaaaaagaagaaagccaAAATACAAGAATATATTTAATTCTAAGTTGAACCAATTTTAGGTAACACTGACTAATTTACACAGGTGACTGGCTTCAAATATGACTTGATCTTGTTTTCAAGTCATGTACTTTAATATCCAACTGTTAAATATCTCCTCTTCAAAAGCTGGCAAGAACAATGCAACAGAACAAATGCTGCTGGAATTGCTTTCTATAACTAAATAAATCTTCCAACATTGTACCAAAAAAGTTCGTGCTTGTGGGTTTGCTTTCCCTTAACAAAGAATCAAAAGAGAAGATAGTGATGACAGTCACCAAAAAACCACCTACTAGAAGCCTGGATAGCATGTATCAGCATTTACATATAAAcacatttcttaaaattataAGCATAAAGCAGCTGTCATCCTCACAAGTCCATCTCCAAGTTAAAATTCCCTATCATTCTAACTAGGGTCATCTCCTGACAAAATCTGAGTATTTGACCTAAAGTAATTTACAAGGGTACCGCCCCAGCTCTTTAGTTCacaggtttttggggttttttccatcaTATTTAACAAAACCTACTGCATGTTGGTCCTGAGATACTGCACTTCACTATATGGGACTTCAGTTTAAATTATTATCAAACCAGGAGTTAGCCCATGTATCAGGCCATCTCTGGACTGCAAGAACTCCAGACACAGGGCAGTATCCAGGGAGTGGAGACACTGTCTGGAAACTGTGGAACTCTTACTTCACCACAGCATCAGATGCCAAAGTTCAGCCAGACAACCACAAGTGCTGATGGACTTCATTAGCTCCTTTTGGTCTTGTGCTCTTCCCTGTTTCTACCAGCTCTGCTTGGGGCATCTTGCTGTCATTTGTATGCCACAACTCAGGAGCCTTCTGTCAAATCTCTCTCTCCAAAGCACCACCTCTCTACAGGGCATTTTTACTGCACCATCTTGGGGCACCGTTGTAGCctctaaatttttttaagtgcaCTCATGATTAAGTgcaaaaaataagaattaagcAAATCCTACCCCACTTTTAAGTAATAAGCTAAGTAACATCTCCACAATGAATGCAAAAAAGATCCCTGCATGCTTTTATAAGAAAGGAAACCCAAACAAATGCATGCAGGCAGACACAAAAATGGAACAGTTTTACTTCTCATTCTTCATGCTCTCATTCCTAGACAGCCAAATTTGACtaaaattctccttttcatgtttttttacATGATGGCATTTTCCCCACAGgataataataattattcaCAGAAGTTTTACACAAAAATGCTTTCCCATATCACTGtatagaggaaaaaataggCTTCATGATTAAAGCATTACGACTTTTTGTTGTCAGTGGCTTGGGCAAAAGCTGTCACTGAAAGAAGCAAAGCTTTGGAGTGCTCAGAAATAAATTGCGTTGATTTGACAGTTATGAGCCTCTGACATTTGCATTCTGCGAATCCCTAATAGGATGTTCTCGTTGCTCATAAAGAGCACAGCCAGATGAAGTGTTTATATTCATGCTTCAGAATTAATGTCACTGTGTAATAAAACATACTTTCACAAATCAACGAGGACCCCATGTATcacagggagaaagaaagaaagaataagcAAGGCAAAAGTAGTGTACACAATGTTTTTACCTGTTGAGGGAATAAGGCTGCAATGAGGGACAGAACTGATCTATGTCTGCATGCAAAGGAAACCTCCCATCTGCCATTTTCAAGCTAGGACAAATTCTAGCAGCAGCTAAAAAGCAGAAGTTCTAATATATATATGTGGACAATAGTCAACTCACTACAACTTACTAATAATCAAGTCCTGAAGGGTGACTTTGTTCATTTCAATAGTatctttccctttttgtttgCTGAAGAAACAGGGGTTTCTGAGTGAACGGAAGAATCGAAATTTTGTCATGCTATGAATTTCACTCCTTCTTTCAGAGTAGCTGCTCTGCTCACTCTCAGCACCACCACTTCCCTGCAGGTACCCTGCCCAGCACACATGGTGTGgcacccctgtccccagctgcagctttcaACAGGGCATCCCCTTGCCTTCCCCCTCTACTGTCACTGATTTTTATGGAACTTGCAGAAATCTGATCACCCTCAAGATTCCGACCTCTCCTGAACACAAGGAGAATTAATTATAGGTTCAAAAGTTATTGAAAATGAAGGGCAGaacagatggacagacagatggaATGACTGCTTATGTTGTTGCCTAAGGAAACAGGCTAACAACGCAGGAGTATCTTGGTAGGTTTGATAATTTCCACCCTACCAGGAAGactattaaaatattcagattAAAAGATCAGAAGGTAAAAAGTTAAAACTACACCCATTAAGTCTTAAGTTTCTAACTCATGCATATCAACAACCATCTGCAAAATTGAACAGATGTGTCAGGATTTTAAAGCTAGAAGGTTGCCTAAACCTTCCATATAACACAACTGAAAGAACCTAATTTGTGCACAAAATTGTTTGTTAACCTATCATGTACTCTGTAGAGAGTAGCTTAAACCACAGCTTGCAGCTCACAAGTCACAAAAAAATCTGCTGTCTCTAAGGCAAGTTGGGCCACTGGCAAGCTACCCTCAGTTAGAGAGTTGTCTCTAAGTTCTAGACTACTACTGATTGCTACAGCTGTAACTATTCAAATTTAGTCATTCCTCTCTGGGTATTTGTGTACTCTAAGCCACCCTTGATCTGCCATGACTACAGAGCTAAACTAAAGAAAGCCACTTATCATGTATTGCaaacttaaaatattatttcatctCTTTCTGGGCTCCTTTACAAACTATTAGTAGTATTTTGCATACTTGGAACAGCACTACTGGAAAAAGCCAGATAGCTGTTTCACTACTGATATACAGAAAGAGGAACTCTCACCTCTCCTCTTACATACTATTTCCTACTCACCCATCCTTCTGGCTGTAGCACCATGAGGGAAGAATGTGTTCAGAAAATTTCCTACTGTAATCCTCATGTGTTTTTCCAATGCATTGACTAACTAGAAACGATCTCTATCTTGTAAATAGGATCTGAGGTCTCCTTCTTAATCTATTCCTTATAATTGCATGTATCAAAACCTGTTAAAAATTCAGCACTTTTTTCTGATGAAGTTACTCAGTTTAGCTGCTATCACTGACTTCATGCAGTCACAATGTGCCATTTATGTAACACAGTACCTGCAAATGTGAAGATatactatttttataaataataactTGGAAACATAATAACCCAAACAGATTTGAGGGGGGCTGCATTAAACCAGCTCCTTTTGATAACATCGAATAACAGATTTTTAATACAGCTAGTATTAGCAAAGTTGATTAGAATGGGGGAGAAAGTTGTGTTTTATATACATTTGTCATGACCTTTATTAAACAACTTTATGCCTGAATAAGAGGCAGGAAAAATGTCTGGTTGATAAGAATGCATTTATCTTACATAAATCATATCAATTAGCATTaattacattattattttttatattaggACCATGTGCCCTGAGCAATTGTATCATCTATCTGTGTTTCATTTCTACTTGAAATCAGTAGTCTATAGTTCCTTATATAAACCCTTCCAAAATTAGGGCACAATGTTTCATAACCCAGTAATACTGGTGTCTTCACTACTACCACTCTAGAAACAACCACGTGGCACCTTACAGTGTTATGTACAAATTACATGAATGTGACAGATGTCAAAAATACTCAGTGACCTCAGCATAACTTTCATGTTCTGTAGGAAGAGCTATAAAGTTAtagcaaaacaaatttaaaatagaaagacTGAAGAGCCTCTGCCTGACCACATATCCAGCTTTGAACTAGTTCATGAAGCACACTTTCTGTCCATAGTTACTCTCATACAATCTTGCACATTTTTATGAGCTTTCAAACTCAAATTGCAGGTCCTCCTTCACCAAAGTGGTTGTTTACTCTCTCTCTTGTAATGCTCACCCAAAAAAGGGTTTTCCACAGTACAAAGATAGTAACATGGAACAGGAAGCAAAGCCAATGTAGAGGTTATCCACTTCCCCGTGGTGCAGGACTCTTCCTCCACCTCCAGTGCTATGAGCCTGCTGATCTCCCTTATCCCAGCACTACAGGCTGCCTGTCTGCATGCCAAGCTGATTCAAGAAGTTAAGTTAGGAGAGAAATAGACCAGGGGGTGGGAGGTGGGTGTGTGGGTGTAGACAAGCAAATTCTTTGCCTGTTTAGCTCCTTGAATAGGCTCACTGTGAGGTCAGATGAGATCCAGTGCAAAGGAAGCAATGGGAAATACAGGTTTGGAGACAGAAGTGGACAAGAAGTCCTTTTTGAAGCAGGTAAACTGATAATCTGAGAAATGGAACTTTTAAATTCTACACTGGTTAGCTTCAAGACACTTCCTAAAGGTGTCAAAACACTTCCAAAAGGTGCCTTAAAAGGAAGAGTGCAACTCAGAATCGGTACAATCCAGGCAGTGGAGAACAGAGAAATCATGGTGCaaaaaattaagcaaataaAGACATATTAACTGTAAAATATAGAGtaataaaacatgaaattctgtattttggtAACAGAATTCAGCCCAAATGCACATCATCATACTTGTGCCTTTATAATATTGATTTTTCCTCTTCCACATaagctgcagtgcagatttTCTCCAAGTCTGCTATTTCTTCCCTGCTGTGACCAGGACACACCTTGACAGAGTAAAATTAAGCACAACTCAAATGCCGAGTTCCCCACTCAAGCACATTCTTTCCACAGACAATTCCTGACTAAGAAGTGAAGGTGAGTTTGTGTGCCTCTTACCTTGATTCTGTTGTTTTTTGGACCAGACTGGAGAGAAGAGCCATTACACTGAGCTCGTGCTCTTTGGGACTGACAGGACCCCTTGGGCAGGGGGCAGCCACTTCCATTGGGAATCTTTCCAGATGGTGCTTTGGAATCACAGTCCTAAATTAGGGGAAACAAACTtgtcactgatttttttttcagtgataaATGAGCATGAATCAGGATCAGAAAACCAGCCTTCACCCTTAATCCTTTTGTCCTTACAATGTGACTCAGCAGGTTTGACACCCCAGTTTAATAACAATTGCCAGAACTGAGACAGATtcagagaccattgtgacatcTGCCCTGAAAGATAACAAGAGCTAACACCTCTCAATCCTCAAGAGAAATAGAAAGGGGAGGAATTGGAGTCACAGTCCCTTGGCATGAGCCAAGTTCCACTAGAAAGATAAGGGACTGAGCCTGTGCCTCCTGATAGtagctgctgcccagagaaatACAACTCCACCTGGGCAGGAGATGGGGAAAAGAGTCTTGCTCTCCCCAGTGCATCAGAACAACTAAGCCTACAGAATTATTCTATAGCTGGGATCATCACCTtccaaacaacaaaatatttatctAGGATTTCAGCCTCTCTCTAAATGAGAAGATGAAGTTCCTTTCGGGCATTGAAGTCTCACATTGAGTCAAAGTTTACACCTAATTGCTCTTATGTAGTGCCTGACCTACAGGTTCACCTCTCAAAAGTCATGGCACAGCAAGGACTGAACAGTCTAAAGGAGCTGCAACTAGGAGTTGTGCAGATCTCTGAAGACTAGGTATTCTCCTCTGTCCTGGAATTATCCTCTGCTACCTCATCTACATCTCCCCTTTGCAGCTGGGTGACTCCTTTGAACTTAGGATTACCTGGCCAGTCACAAATTCCTTCTACCACAAAAAGTCACCCAAACACCTGGTCCAGGACATAACCAAGAAGAAACATCTTCAAGAAGGCTGGCCTTTGTCCTGACTGAGGATCCAGAAAGAGAATGAGTCACGATGGGTCCATGGAACATGTATCAGCAAACTGTCACCCCTCAAAGCTTACTTGAGCAAAAGTCTGGTTTGCAGAGTGCTACAGCTCCCAGCCCCCACAGAACAGGAGCTCTCTTTTACACTTACCAcataaagaacaaaaccaaaccagaagtGAGAAATCTCAgttaaaaccacaaaacaaaagccTGAAGATGAAATCTACTCCTATGGACCAGTGGCAAAGAAGTGGCAAAAATCTCCCAAAGGGCAATGACAAGGTACTCACAGCTACAGGATAATTCCTGACACTGCCAGATAGGGCAGATGAGGTATTTAGTACAGAGCTTCAAATATAAGAGTACTCCCCTGCCTTAGGCTGCTAACTTACCACACCAGGATACTCCTCCTCTTTCTCTAGGAAGATCTTCTCTAGCACCAGGAAGGTCAGGAAACCAATGATCACCCAGAGACCCAGaagcttctgctgctgaaagctctgcccttctcctgcaggacaAAAGAGAAATCTTCATGTCTCTATTAAATACATAGCTTTTCACacatttccaaggaaaaaaaaaaaaaaaagacagtggAAAAACTCCCTGTGAGGTAGGAGGAGTAAACACATCTCAAAACAGATTAGTTTAACTTGCCCATTCTTGATCTAACAGATCTCATCATCTCAAGACCCTCAGAGTGAGAGCTACCATCCCTTTTTCCACATCAGCTCAACCCAGAATATTTCCTGACAACACTGGAatttccctgagctccagaggcAAGTGAATATTACATCAACAAAAATCCAGCAGCTGTACCTACTGAGAAGCAAGCCCTGACATGAATTCTGCCATTAGTGGAGTTAGAAACTCACCTTCCCCTTTCTGCCACACCTCAGCAAGTTATTAAGCCCAAAGCTACAAACTTTCTTTTCAATTACAGCCAAGCTTGTGAGATAACAATTCATTCAGTCTCACTGCCAGAATTGGAAACTGCATTGCAATGGAAGAACAGAACGACTCTGTACCAGGACTTGCATGGGTCAAGGAAACCTTTACACTTCAGGACAGTCTGGCAGAAGCAAACAAGCTTGAGCAGGAGGACAGAGTAATTTGGGAACTACTGTagaaagggtgaaaaaaagTACGGGAGGTTTTGCTACTGCTGTGATGAAGAAGAGCACTAAAGACCTGGCAGATTTGAAACCCCAGGACATAGGTGCAAGAAAGTCTGGGAAACCCAGGGCATCATCTTCCCTCTCTCAcattttcagcaggaaaatgaCTTCTTGGTTTCTCAACAGGTGGGATGCAGCAGCACTTGCCTTCTATGATATCAATTTGCTGAAGCAGACAGCAAACACTATAGGTTTCAGCATACAAACATTATAGGTTTCAGCAACCCTGGCTATTTGAGGGATGAGGGAGCTACACTGATCCCAAAAGTTCTATACCAACTCAGTGTTTAGTTTGCTGGCAAACACAACTTTCTGAGACCTCCATTTACTTCTTCCTCCCCTGCCTCATCCTCCAATCTTAATGGTGGCACTGTAGACAATGTTCCATGATTTGTCATGGAGCAAAGACTGCAACATATAAGCTCCCATAAATCAAAGCATCCAATAGAGGGACGGGCCCCAGTTAGTGCCAAGAAAGAGGTTCTAGGAGTAACACTGTCATAGGGACAGATTTGTAAAAAAGGTGCACCCAATCCCCAACTAAGATGGTGAACATGTTCATGTACCACACCACATACACAACCATAACCTCCCATCAGCTTAAAGAAGCATTCTCTTTCCTTACAGAAGGaacaaaggaaaatcaacagaGATTTACAGGAGTCCAAGACATGATAGGAAAACTCAATAAACAAGAAAACCATTCTAAGGTACTGAACATAAAGAAACCATGGCAAACTGAGGAAGCCTCTAATTTCAAAGTCTTTGGAGGATTGCTGAATACAAAAATGAAGTATTACACGTGTGGGTTTTTATTCTCATATCATTCCTTAGGCATTTGCTTTTATATATTACTTGAAAAAGGATACCAGCCTAGACCAGTTTTTGGGCTGACCCAGACTGGCTGGTCTTGGGCTTTCAAGGCAGAACAGACTCAAAATAGGCACAGCACAAGCTGCTTCCAGGTACATAAGGCTCTCATACCTGTTGTTGCACTGCATGTGTAGGCCCAGGCTTCAGGAAGCAGGTGGAGAAACACATTTCCCAGCAGTCCACCAATTGCAAAACTCAACAACTGCTTCAAACGCTGTGACCCagctaaaaaaagaaacaagaagaaaaaacctgaTCACTACTCAGCTAGGAACCAAGACATCTCCAGCTGAGATTTTGCATGAAGAAACCCAAACTGGAAGCATCTGCAAAGCAAGCTTTAGAAAGAGAGAGCACAAACCAAATGGAGTGCAAGAAAAAGCCCTGGCAGCACTTGGTTGGGACAGTAGCGTGTGGGTCCTGAATCAAGCAGGGTGGAAAACAGTACTCTTTGTACAAGCTCAATCCAGGGCTTACATTTGTCAAAGGACTCCCTTTCAAATTCACAGGTTCATTAAATTCATTAAAGCACCAAACCCAGTCTTTTTATTTTAGAGAACAACATTTCTGTGACAAGGTCCTGTTCACCACTTGCTGCTGTCACATCCCAGGACATTTGGCTTCAGAAAGGCCAACGCAGCTGGCAGATTCACCTTCGGAGCGCAGCGCAGCTCCCGTCTCAAGGGGGATCACCAGCAAGGGGAAGACCCCACTCAGCCCCACCATGAAGGAACCGATGAGGGAACAGATCCAAGCATCCAGCCGCTCGCTGCTCAACAGGTGTCCCCAAGAGTCTGTCTCCTTGTCACACACAGAACCAGAACTGGCAGCAACATGACTCCTCGGGAGCTGCTGAGCTTCACAGGCCGCGATCAGCAACAAGGAGAGCGTCCCATCAAACAggagtttttgttttgtcattGCTGAGTGGTCTCAGCCGGGCTGGCCAATCTCTGAAAAGATAAGGGGAAAGAAGACGTGAAAACATGTTCAACCCTCTGTTCCACCATCCCAGACGAAAAGCCTTGGCCACACCACACCCTCCCTTCAGTGTCTTAGCACAGATATGAATACCCATAAGGAACACCTGAAACTCTTCTTGATTTCAACACAGCACTAAAGGGCAGAAAGGCTGTTTGACAATGGGGCATGAAACTGAGACATCTGGGGAAAGCATCAGGCTTTCACTATTTCCCTTCAGATGGGCTGGACAAGGACTCCAGGTACCCTTGTTCCTGCCCTTCAGTATCCCAAGGCTTCAGCAAAAGGTATTGACCAGAGGCGCTACCAGGTAAGTCTTCTCTTTGGCATGGAACAGCACCCCTGTAACAAATTAGGATGCAAGACAGGCAACATAACAGAGGTCTGTAAACTCATGAGTGGTGAAAAGATGGGGAACAGGATAGATTATTCACCATCTCATCAGACACAAGTGCATCCATCCATATTGAGCCAGTGAGGGTCAgcttcaaaataaacaaatatgaCCCTTCACCAGTAGGTAAGTTGTGAGATAGTGCTTCTccaaaaatgatgaaaaattttACATGCACTCATCTAAAGACAGAACAAGTACTAGAAAGACAAATCTATTTATGGTTAAGGGTTAAACAGATCACATTAGACTCAGAAATTCCCTGATATGACAGGAGTGGGAGAATGGAAGTGTTCTTGAAAAATACCATATCTACTTGTCCTGATTTTATCCTTTTGTAGAAGAATACTGGATTAGATGGTCTCTTAGTCAAAATCAGCACAGCTGTTAGTAAGACCTCTGCAGTCAAACGAAAACTGGAGAAGAGGGCATgttagaagagaaaaataaagataattaCAGTCATTGacaaagagggaaagaaagcaaatgatGTAAACGCGGAAGTACAAATGTTCCTTCAATCTCCAGAAGAAAAAGTGAAACATGacaagcaaaaataatttggaaatggGAGGAAAGGGTGGGTTAGAAAAAGACAGACCTAACTAATGTTCACAAAACAGCTCGAGAGGTAAAAACAGCATTCACCCAAAAGCATGTAAGAAACCAGTCTAATCTCTGAAGCATCAGTGACCATCTTTGAAAATTTACAGGAGTATGGGAAGGCCACAAGAAGGCTGAAGAAGCATCATGCCTCACCTACCtttacaaaagcaaaaaaaaaggtgggaGAAGTTACACACCAGTAACTTCAATCCTCTGAAGGACTCTTGATCAAATTAAATGATCAGTTGGTAGTTACCTATAAGATAAGAAATTGATCAAGATATCAGAGCATTAAGTAACAGCCAGATAGAAAGGAACCTGAAACTCTCAAGATGAAATTCAGGATGCTGGAGCCAATCTAAGGCCGTGGATGAAAAGGGCAGTGTTGCCCCTTGTCCCCCCCTCCTTCCCGAAGCATCACCTCTCCATGCTCACACCAGACTCCACCAGTGAGCGGCATCAGAACAAATTGAGCaggaaaaactgcttttttaaaCTCATGGCCCATTGCCACTTTTAGTCCCTGAACAAAAACACTGCAGGAGGAAGGCCAAGCTGcaatcaaaaagaaattaagggACAGGGTCCCATGGCTTCTCTGAAGGAGCACACCAATCTCCAAGCACAGTGACCatcaggagcagggatgcaaGGAGGAGTCAGTGAAGACACAGACTTGGCTAGGTGAACAAGGACCACTAAAGCTATCACTTTTCTCttacaacaaaaaaaactaaaatcccTCAACACAGCAAGTTCAAACCAGCTCAGGATTTTAGGGCATCTTATTGCAGTGTTTTGATCTGGCTGCAGGAACCCCACACTTACCTACAACCTACTATCAAATTTCAGCAAGGATCAGTAAAAAACAGTACACtaagggctggggaggcaggTGTGAAATCGAATGCAAATGACAGAACAGTAACTGCAACATGCCataaagaaaaagcacacaCTGATTGAGAAATTAATTCCAAGCCAGCAGGCTTATGTTGCTACAAAAAGGGTAAAAGTTATCCTGGGACATAGTAGGAGTCACACTGTAGGTGTCACATAGGTGAGTGAGTCTTTAGCCAACAGACCACATCCAGCCCCACATATTCTTCCTCATAAAACACATGCAAAAATCTGAGACACTGCAGTGGAAAGTAACAAAAACTAGAGTGGAGAGAGCATGACCTGGAAAAACAACCAAAGGACCTGGGTGTGTTTAGTcttaaaaagataacaccaaAGGAACAGAACAGCCTGCATACATTAAGAGTCACAAGAAAGGGGGAAAGTACTCAACTATTCGTCCA
Proteins encoded:
- the SLC39A13 gene encoding zinc transporter ZIP13; translated protein: MTKQKLLFDGTLSLLLIAACEAQQLPRSHVAASSGSVCDKETDSWGHLLSSERLDAWICSLIGSFMVGLSGVFPLLVIPLETGAALRSEAGSQRLKQLLSFAIGGLLGNVFLHLLPEAWAYTCSATTGEGQSFQQQKLLGLWVIIGFLTFLVLEKIFLEKEEEYPGVDCDSKAPSGKIPNGSGCPLPKGSCQSQRARAQCNGSSLQSGPKNNRIKISGYLNLLANTIDNFTHGLAVAASFLVSRKVGFLTTMAILLHEIPHEVGDFAILLRAGFDRWSAAKMQLSTALGGILGACFAICAQSPKGAGETVAWILPFTSGGFLYIALVNVVPDLLEEKNPWNSLQQILLLCTGITVMVLLALTTE